The sequence TCAACGTCCTCACGAGCGTCACGGAGCCGCTGCGGTTGAACAAGGTCCCCTATGAGCTGAGCGAGATTCGCGAAGCCCTCCTCCGCGTCGGCCTGACGCCGCCCGAGGAGTTCATGCGACGCTATCCGCACGAGCTCTCGGGCGGCCAACGGCAGCGGGTCGCGCTGGCCCGCTCTCTGGTGCTCAAGCCCAAGCTCCTCGTGGCCGACGAGCCCGTCTCCATGCTCGACGCGTCCATGCGCGCGTCCTTCCTCAAGGTCCTCGCGGAGCTCCATGAGCGGAGCGGCCTCACCATGGTCCTCGTCTCCCACGACATCTCCATCGCGTACCACTTCGGCGGGACAATCAGCGTGCTCTACCGAGGTCGGATCGTCGAAGAAGGGACCGTGGATGACGTGGTCAACGACCCCCTGCATCCGTACACGAAGGCCCTGATTGCGGCAATCCCCACCCTGGAGAAAAAGGCGGTCAAGGAGGTTCCTATCAAGGGTTCGATCACGGATGCCGTGGCGGAGGGGAAGGGGTGCCGCTTCTCCGTGCGTTGTCCGTACGCGATGCCGGAATGCACGGCGGCCGAGCCCGCGCTCGCGCAGGTCCGTGAGGGGCGCCGGGCCGCCTGCTTCCTGTACAAGTGACGACGGACCGCCGTGTCACGCGGAGGCGAACTCCCGCTTGGCCTCGTCCCCGAACCGACCGTCCTCGCACAACCGCGTCGCGACCTCGGCCATCACGTCGATCGTAATCGCCAGGGGTGCCTTCGCGTCGGGAGAGCGCGCGGCCTCCAAGGACCGCC is a genomic window of Thermoplasmata archaeon containing:
- a CDS encoding ABC transporter ATP-binding protein; this translates as MPIVSLSGVSKHFEPRWRSAESRQPVRAVDDVTLEVDEGNIHSIIGETGSGKTTIARLICGLLPATSGTITVDGIKVSAAKRRDLRQLRRRVQIVFQDPYASLNPRFNVLTSVTEPLRLNKVPYELSEIREALLRVGLTPPEEFMRRYPHELSGGQRQRVALARSLVLKPKLLVADEPVSMLDASMRASFLKVLAELHERSGLTMVLVSHDISIAYHFGGTISVLYRGRIVEEGTVDDVVNDPLHPYTKALIAAIPTLEKKAVKEVPIKGSITDAVAEGKGCRFSVRCPYAMPECTAAEPALAQVREGRRAACFLYK